In Rhinatrema bivittatum chromosome 17, aRhiBiv1.1, whole genome shotgun sequence, one genomic interval encodes:
- the SPTY2D1 gene encoding protein SPT2 homolog isoform X4: MASRTKDNFQGYNGIPIEEKPRKRRSRKGEEQEASQSQEEEYLTEDDLFEYSQTDTEYEEDPIPNGYEEEPPQVQVAPSPKAAKRAAPPMNFMDLLRLAEKKQFEPVEIKAVKKAEERPMTAEELREKEFLERKNKRLSSEKDRGKVEKNSSSRQTFSQGDADDAQICRSAVADKRSSSKAGLLAAAERKLKPSGSNEKHSRLNTSGSGANKAGVNRAEKSGVSSKPPALQADENGSLKLPQDRERVEKKSAPLPTKSEVKRIRPEMMANSGAGQAGKGSCIGPGRPSGSLGRDRPVSLSVPGKARPGVSQGSVPGRDRLGDSQGSAPRRSGGTLGSVPGRDRPGSLSVSGKDRPGGCQGSVPGRPGGGSGSVPGRPGSSSGSVPGRPGGGSGSVPGRPGSSSGSVPGRPGSGSGSVPGRPGSGSGSVPGRPGGGLGSVPGRPGSGSGSVPGRPGSSSGSVPGRPGSGSGSVPGKPGSSSGSVPGRPGSSSGSVPGRPGSGSGSVPGRPGGGSGSVPGRPGGGSGSVRPGGGLGSVPGRPGGGSGSVPGRPGGGSGSVPGRPGALSGRSSVNSEMRPGLSAMPKPKCTVVSETISSKNFVTRPSNGQINERRPAPHQGQRPMMRPAGPPLPPITSAYKRKIDDDDEEYDSEMDDFIDDGGESQDEISKHIREIFGYDKNKYKDESDYALRYMETSWKEQQKEESRSLRLGMEEDLEELKREEAELKAKKRVKKQKS, from the exons ATGGCTTCCAGGACGAAGGACAACTTCCAAGGCTACAATGGCATCCCCATAGAAGAGAAGCCCAGGAAGCGACGTTCTCGTAAaggggaggagcaggaagcaagCCAGAGCCAGGAGGAGGAATACCTCACGGAGGACGACCTCTTTGAGTACTCCCAGACCGATACGGAGTACGAGGAGGACCCCATTCCGAATGGCTACGAGGAGGAACCGCCCCAAGTGCAAGTGGCTCCCAGCCCAAAGGCGGCCAAGAGGGCCGCTCCGCCGATGAACTTCATGGACCTGCTGAGACTGGCAGAGAAAAAGCAGTTTGAACCGGTGGAAATCAAGGCGGTGAAGAAGGCCGAGGAGAGGCCCATGACGGCGGAGGAGCTAAGGGAAAAGGAGTTTTTGGAACGGAAAAACAAAAGATTATCCAGTGAGAAAGACAGGGGGAAAGTGGAAAAGAATTCCTCTTCAAGGCAAACGTTCTCACAAGGAGATGCCGACGACGCACAGATCTGCAGAAGCGCAGTGGCGGACAAGCGTTCCTCTTCAAAAGCAGGTCTGTTGGCTGCCGCTGAGAGAAAACTGAAACCGTCTGGGTCTAACGAGAAACATTCCCGTTTGAATACCTCAGGGAGTGGAGCTAACAAAGCAGGTGTCAACAGAGCCGAGAAATCTGGGGTAAGCTCTAAACCCCCGGCTTTACAGGCAGATGAAAATGGATCTCTAAAATTGCCACAGGATAGAGAACGCGTTGAAAAGAAATCTGCTCCTCTACCCACAAAATCAGAGGTCAAGCGCATTCGACCTGAAATGATGGCCAATTCCGGCGCTGGACAGGCTGGCAAGGGTTCATGCATAGGACCAGGGCGACCAAGTGGCAGTTTGGGAAGGGACCGGCCAGTTTCCCTTTCTGTCCCTGGAAAGGCCCGACCAGGGGTCAGCCAGGGCTCAGTCCCTGGAAGGGATAGGCTGGGGGACAGCCAGGGTTCTGCCCCCAGGAGGTCAGGGGGAACTTTGGGCTCAGTCCCTGGAAGAGATCGTCCAGGCTCACTCTCTGTTTCTGGCAAGGACCGACCAGGGGGCTGCCAGGGATCTGTCCCCGGGAGGCCGGGAGGTGGCTcgggctctgtccccgggaggCCGGGAAGTAGCTcgggctctgtccccgggaggCCGGGAGGTGGCTcgggctctgtccccgggaggCCGGGAAGTAGCTcgggctctgtccccgggaggCCGGGAAGTGGCTcgggctctgtccccgggaggCCGGGAAGTGGCTcgggctctgtccccgggaggCCGGGAGGTGGCTtgggctctgtccccgggaggCCGGGAAGTGGCTcgggctctgtccccgggaggCCGGGAAGTAGCTcgggctctgtccccgggaggCCGGGAAGTGGCTCGGGCTCTGTCCCCGGGAAGCCGGGAAGTAGCTcgggctctgtccccgggaggCCGGGAAGTAGCTcgggctctgtccccgggaggCCGGGAAGTGGCTcgggctctgtccccgggaggCCGGGAGGTGGCTcgggctctgtccccgggaggCCGGGAGGTGGCTCGGGCTCTGTGAGGCCGGGAGGTGGCTtgggctctgtccccgggaggCCGGGAGGAGGCTcgggctctgtccccgggaggCCGGGAGGAGGCTCGGGCTCTGTGCCCGGGAGGCCGGGAGCTTTATCTGGACGATCAAGTGTTAACTCTGAAATGAGGCCTGGACTATCTGCAATGCCAAAGCCAAAATGCACTGTTGTGTCAGAAACTATCTCATCCAAAAATTTTGTCACGAGACCTAGCAATGGACAGATAAATGAAAGGAGGCCAGCACCACATCAAGGCCAGAGACCCATGATGCGGCCAGCAG GACCTCCTTTGCCCCCTATAACATCTGCCTACAAGCGGAAGATTGACGATGACGATGAAGAATATGATTCTGAAATGGATGATTTCATTGATGATGGTGGGGAAAGTCAGGATGAAATATCTAAGCACATAAGAGAAATATTTGGATATGATAAAAACAA aTACAAAGATGAGAGTGACTATGCCCTGCGCTACATGGAGACCAGCTGGAAAGAGCAACAAAAGGAGGAATCCAGGAG
- the SPTY2D1 gene encoding protein SPT2 homolog isoform X2: MDFYDILQVASQKQDQSSVSKRYSLAVGPPKKAPKVKGVHSTAVQAFLRRKEEENRKQELEAKRKKEDLLAKRKELKHDRKAKAMASRTKDNFQGYNGIPIEEKPRKRRSRKGEEQEASQSQEEEYLTEDDLFEYSQTDTEYEEDPIPNGYEEEPPQVQVAPSPKAAKRAAPPMNFMDLLRLAEKKQFEPVEIKAVKKAEERPMTAEELREKEFLERKNKRLSSEKDRGKVEKNSSSRQTFSQGDADDAQICRSAVADKRSSSKAGLLAAAERKLKPSGSNEKHSRLNTSGSGANKAGVNRAEKSGVSSKPPALQADENGSLKLPQDRERVEKKSAPLPTKSEVKRIRPEMMANSGAGQAGKGSCIGPGRPSGSLGRDRPVSLSVPGKARPGVSQGSVPGRDRLGDSQGSAPRRSGGTLGSVPGRDRPGSLSVSGKDRPGGCQGSVPGRPGGGSGSVPGRPGSSSGSVPGRPGGGSGSVPGRPGSSSGSVPGRPGSGSGSVPGRPGSGSGSVPGRPGGGLGSVPGRPGSGSGSVPGRPGSSSGSVPGRPGSGSGSVPGKPGSSSGSVPGRPGSSSGSVPGRPGSGSGSVPGRPGGGSGSVPGRPGGGSGSVPGRPGGGSGSVPGRPGALSGRSSVNSEMRPGLSAMPKPKCTVVSETISSKNFVTRPSNGQINERRPAPHQGQRPMMRPAGPPLPPITSAYKRKIDDDDEEYDSEMDDFIDDGGESQDEISKHIREIFGYDKNKYKDESDYALRYMETSWKEQQKEESRSLRLGMEEDLEELKREEAELKAKKRVKKQKS; this comes from the exons ATGGATTTCTACGACATCTTGCAGGTGGCGTCCCAGAAGCAGGACCAGAGCAGCGTCTCG AAAAGATACAGTTTGGCCGTAGGTCCACCCAAAAAGGCCCCGAAGGTAAAAGGCGTCCACTCTACAGCTGTTCAAGCTTTTCTCAGACGCAAAGAAGAAGAGAATAGAAAGCAAG AACTGGAAgcaaaaagaaagaaggaggatCTCTTGGCAAAACGTAAAGAGCTGAAACATGATCGGAAGGCAAAGGCCATGGCTTCCAGGACGAAGGACAACTTCCAAGGCTACAATGGCATCCCCATAGAAGAGAAGCCCAGGAAGCGACGTTCTCGTAAaggggaggagcaggaagcaagCCAGAGCCAGGAGGAGGAATACCTCACGGAGGACGACCTCTTTGAGTACTCCCAGACCGATACGGAGTACGAGGAGGACCCCATTCCGAATGGCTACGAGGAGGAACCGCCCCAAGTGCAAGTGGCTCCCAGCCCAAAGGCGGCCAAGAGGGCCGCTCCGCCGATGAACTTCATGGACCTGCTGAGACTGGCAGAGAAAAAGCAGTTTGAACCGGTGGAAATCAAGGCGGTGAAGAAGGCCGAGGAGAGGCCCATGACGGCGGAGGAGCTAAGGGAAAAGGAGTTTTTGGAACGGAAAAACAAAAGATTATCCAGTGAGAAAGACAGGGGGAAAGTGGAAAAGAATTCCTCTTCAAGGCAAACGTTCTCACAAGGAGATGCCGACGACGCACAGATCTGCAGAAGCGCAGTGGCGGACAAGCGTTCCTCTTCAAAAGCAGGTCTGTTGGCTGCCGCTGAGAGAAAACTGAAACCGTCTGGGTCTAACGAGAAACATTCCCGTTTGAATACCTCAGGGAGTGGAGCTAACAAAGCAGGTGTCAACAGAGCCGAGAAATCTGGGGTAAGCTCTAAACCCCCGGCTTTACAGGCAGATGAAAATGGATCTCTAAAATTGCCACAGGATAGAGAACGCGTTGAAAAGAAATCTGCTCCTCTACCCACAAAATCAGAGGTCAAGCGCATTCGACCTGAAATGATGGCCAATTCCGGCGCTGGACAGGCTGGCAAGGGTTCATGCATAGGACCAGGGCGACCAAGTGGCAGTTTGGGAAGGGACCGGCCAGTTTCCCTTTCTGTCCCTGGAAAGGCCCGACCAGGGGTCAGCCAGGGCTCAGTCCCTGGAAGGGATAGGCTGGGGGACAGCCAGGGTTCTGCCCCCAGGAGGTCAGGGGGAACTTTGGGCTCAGTCCCTGGAAGAGATCGTCCAGGCTCACTCTCTGTTTCTGGCAAGGACCGACCAGGGGGCTGCCAGGGATCTGTCCCCGGGAGGCCGGGAGGTGGCTcgggctctgtccccgggaggCCGGGAAGTAGCTcgggctctgtccccgggaggCCGGGAGGTGGCTcgggctctgtccccgggaggCCGGGAAGTAGCTcgggctctgtccccgggaggCCGGGAAGTGGCTcgggctctgtccccgggaggCCGGGAAGTGGCTcgggctctgtccccgggaggCCGGGAGGTGGCTtgggctctgtccccgggaggCCGGGAAGTGGCTcgggctctgtccccgggaggCCGGGAAGTAGCTcgggctctgtccccgggaggCCGGGAAGTGGCTCGGGCTCTGTCCCCGGGAAGCCGGGAAGTAGCTcgggctctgtccccgggaggCCGGGAAGTAGCTcgggctctgtccccgggaggCCGGGAAGTGGCTcgggctctgtccccgggaggCCGGGAGGTGGCTcgggctctgtccccgggaggCCGGGAGGTG GCTcgggctctgtccccgggaggCCGGGAGGAGGCTCGGGCTCTGTGCCCGGGAGGCCGGGAGCTTTATCTGGACGATCAAGTGTTAACTCTGAAATGAGGCCTGGACTATCTGCAATGCCAAAGCCAAAATGCACTGTTGTGTCAGAAACTATCTCATCCAAAAATTTTGTCACGAGACCTAGCAATGGACAGATAAATGAAAGGAGGCCAGCACCACATCAAGGCCAGAGACCCATGATGCGGCCAGCAG GACCTCCTTTGCCCCCTATAACATCTGCCTACAAGCGGAAGATTGACGATGACGATGAAGAATATGATTCTGAAATGGATGATTTCATTGATGATGGTGGGGAAAGTCAGGATGAAATATCTAAGCACATAAGAGAAATATTTGGATATGATAAAAACAA aTACAAAGATGAGAGTGACTATGCCCTGCGCTACATGGAGACCAGCTGGAAAGAGCAACAAAAGGAGGAATCCAGGAG
- the SPTY2D1 gene encoding protein SPT2 homolog isoform X3: MDFYDILQVASQKQDQSSVSKRYSLAVGPPKKAPKVKGVHSTAVQAFLRRKEEENRKQELEAKRKKEDLLAKRKELKHDRKAKAMASRTKDNFQGYNGIPIEEKPRKRRSRKGEEQEASQSQEEEYLTEDDLFEYSQTDTEYEEDPIPNGYEEEPPQVQVAPSPKAAKRAAPPMNFMDLLRLAEKKQFEPVEIKAVKKAEERPMTAEELREKEFLERKNKRLSSEKDRGKVEKNSSSRQTFSQGDADDAQICRSAVADKRSSSKAGLLAAAERKLKPSGSNEKHSRLNTSGSGANKAGVNRAEKSGVSSKPPALQADENGSLKLPQDRERVEKKSAPLPTKSEVKRIRPEMMANSGAGQAGKGSCIGPGRPSGSLGRDRPVSLSVPGKARPGVSQGSVPGRDRLGDSQGSAPRRPGGGSGSVPGRPGSSSGSVPGRPGGGSGSVPGRPGSSSGSVPGRPGSGSGSVPGRPGSGSGSVPGRPGGGLGSVPGRPGSGSGSVPGRPGSSSGSVPGRPGSGSGSVPGKPGSSSGSVPGRPGSSSGSVPGRPGSGSGSVPGRPGGGSGSVPGRPGGGSGSVRPGGGLGSVPGRPGGGSGSVPGRPGGGSGSVPGRPGALSGRSSVNSEMRPGLSAMPKPKCTVVSETISSKNFVTRPSNGQINERRPAPHQGQRPMMRPAGPPLPPITSAYKRKIDDDDEEYDSEMDDFIDDGGESQDEISKHIREIFGYDKNKYKDESDYALRYMETSWKEQQKEESRSLRLGMEEDLEELKREEAELKAKKRVKKQKS; encoded by the exons ATGGATTTCTACGACATCTTGCAGGTGGCGTCCCAGAAGCAGGACCAGAGCAGCGTCTCG AAAAGATACAGTTTGGCCGTAGGTCCACCCAAAAAGGCCCCGAAGGTAAAAGGCGTCCACTCTACAGCTGTTCAAGCTTTTCTCAGACGCAAAGAAGAAGAGAATAGAAAGCAAG AACTGGAAgcaaaaagaaagaaggaggatCTCTTGGCAAAACGTAAAGAGCTGAAACATGATCGGAAGGCAAAGGCCATGGCTTCCAGGACGAAGGACAACTTCCAAGGCTACAATGGCATCCCCATAGAAGAGAAGCCCAGGAAGCGACGTTCTCGTAAaggggaggagcaggaagcaagCCAGAGCCAGGAGGAGGAATACCTCACGGAGGACGACCTCTTTGAGTACTCCCAGACCGATACGGAGTACGAGGAGGACCCCATTCCGAATGGCTACGAGGAGGAACCGCCCCAAGTGCAAGTGGCTCCCAGCCCAAAGGCGGCCAAGAGGGCCGCTCCGCCGATGAACTTCATGGACCTGCTGAGACTGGCAGAGAAAAAGCAGTTTGAACCGGTGGAAATCAAGGCGGTGAAGAAGGCCGAGGAGAGGCCCATGACGGCGGAGGAGCTAAGGGAAAAGGAGTTTTTGGAACGGAAAAACAAAAGATTATCCAGTGAGAAAGACAGGGGGAAAGTGGAAAAGAATTCCTCTTCAAGGCAAACGTTCTCACAAGGAGATGCCGACGACGCACAGATCTGCAGAAGCGCAGTGGCGGACAAGCGTTCCTCTTCAAAAGCAGGTCTGTTGGCTGCCGCTGAGAGAAAACTGAAACCGTCTGGGTCTAACGAGAAACATTCCCGTTTGAATACCTCAGGGAGTGGAGCTAACAAAGCAGGTGTCAACAGAGCCGAGAAATCTGGGGTAAGCTCTAAACCCCCGGCTTTACAGGCAGATGAAAATGGATCTCTAAAATTGCCACAGGATAGAGAACGCGTTGAAAAGAAATCTGCTCCTCTACCCACAAAATCAGAGGTCAAGCGCATTCGACCTGAAATGATGGCCAATTCCGGCGCTGGACAGGCTGGCAAGGGTTCATGCATAGGACCAGGGCGACCAAGTGGCAGTTTGGGAAGGGACCGGCCAGTTTCCCTTTCTGTCCCTGGAAAGGCCCGACCAGGGGTCAGCCAGGGCTCAGTCCCTGGAAGGGATAGGCTGGGGGACAGCCAGGGTTCTGCCCCCAGGAG GCCGGGAGGTGGCTcgggctctgtccccgggaggCCGGGAAGTAGCTcgggctctgtccccgggaggCCGGGAGGTGGCTcgggctctgtccccgggaggCCGGGAAGTAGCTcgggctctgtccccgggaggCCGGGAAGTGGCTcgggctctgtccccgggaggCCGGGAAGTGGCTcgggctctgtccccgggaggCCGGGAGGTGGCTtgggctctgtccccgggaggCCGGGAAGTGGCTcgggctctgtccccgggaggCCGGGAAGTAGCTcgggctctgtccccgggaggCCGGGAAGTGGCTCGGGCTCTGTCCCCGGGAAGCCGGGAAGTAGCTcgggctctgtccccgggaggCCGGGAAGTAGCTcgggctctgtccccgggaggCCGGGAAGTGGCTcgggctctgtccccgggaggCCGGGAGGTGGCTcgggctctgtccccgggaggCCGGGAGGTGGCTCGGGCTCTGTGAGGCCGGGAGGTGGCTtgggctctgtccccgggaggCCGGGAGGAGGCTcgggctctgtccccgggaggCCGGGAGGAGGCTCGGGCTCTGTGCCCGGGAGGCCGGGAGCTTTATCTGGACGATCAAGTGTTAACTCTGAAATGAGGCCTGGACTATCTGCAATGCCAAAGCCAAAATGCACTGTTGTGTCAGAAACTATCTCATCCAAAAATTTTGTCACGAGACCTAGCAATGGACAGATAAATGAAAGGAGGCCAGCACCACATCAAGGCCAGAGACCCATGATGCGGCCAGCAG GACCTCCTTTGCCCCCTATAACATCTGCCTACAAGCGGAAGATTGACGATGACGATGAAGAATATGATTCTGAAATGGATGATTTCATTGATGATGGTGGGGAAAGTCAGGATGAAATATCTAAGCACATAAGAGAAATATTTGGATATGATAAAAACAA aTACAAAGATGAGAGTGACTATGCCCTGCGCTACATGGAGACCAGCTGGAAAGAGCAACAAAAGGAGGAATCCAGGAG
- the SPTY2D1 gene encoding protein SPT2 homolog isoform X1 → MDFYDILQVASQKQDQSSVSKRYSLAVGPPKKAPKVKGVHSTAVQAFLRRKEEENRKQELEAKRKKEDLLAKRKELKHDRKAKAMASRTKDNFQGYNGIPIEEKPRKRRSRKGEEQEASQSQEEEYLTEDDLFEYSQTDTEYEEDPIPNGYEEEPPQVQVAPSPKAAKRAAPPMNFMDLLRLAEKKQFEPVEIKAVKKAEERPMTAEELREKEFLERKNKRLSSEKDRGKVEKNSSSRQTFSQGDADDAQICRSAVADKRSSSKAGLLAAAERKLKPSGSNEKHSRLNTSGSGANKAGVNRAEKSGVSSKPPALQADENGSLKLPQDRERVEKKSAPLPTKSEVKRIRPEMMANSGAGQAGKGSCIGPGRPSGSLGRDRPVSLSVPGKARPGVSQGSVPGRDRLGDSQGSAPRRSGGTLGSVPGRDRPGSLSVSGKDRPGGCQGSVPGRPGGGSGSVPGRPGSSSGSVPGRPGGGSGSVPGRPGSSSGSVPGRPGSGSGSVPGRPGSGSGSVPGRPGGGLGSVPGRPGSGSGSVPGRPGSSSGSVPGRPGSGSGSVPGKPGSSSGSVPGRPGSSSGSVPGRPGSGSGSVPGRPGGGSGSVPGRPGGGSGSVRPGGGLGSVPGRPGGGSGSVPGRPGGGSGSVPGRPGALSGRSSVNSEMRPGLSAMPKPKCTVVSETISSKNFVTRPSNGQINERRPAPHQGQRPMMRPAGPPLPPITSAYKRKIDDDDEEYDSEMDDFIDDGGESQDEISKHIREIFGYDKNKYKDESDYALRYMETSWKEQQKEESRSLRLGMEEDLEELKREEAELKAKKRVKKQKS, encoded by the exons ATGGATTTCTACGACATCTTGCAGGTGGCGTCCCAGAAGCAGGACCAGAGCAGCGTCTCG AAAAGATACAGTTTGGCCGTAGGTCCACCCAAAAAGGCCCCGAAGGTAAAAGGCGTCCACTCTACAGCTGTTCAAGCTTTTCTCAGACGCAAAGAAGAAGAGAATAGAAAGCAAG AACTGGAAgcaaaaagaaagaaggaggatCTCTTGGCAAAACGTAAAGAGCTGAAACATGATCGGAAGGCAAAGGCCATGGCTTCCAGGACGAAGGACAACTTCCAAGGCTACAATGGCATCCCCATAGAAGAGAAGCCCAGGAAGCGACGTTCTCGTAAaggggaggagcaggaagcaagCCAGAGCCAGGAGGAGGAATACCTCACGGAGGACGACCTCTTTGAGTACTCCCAGACCGATACGGAGTACGAGGAGGACCCCATTCCGAATGGCTACGAGGAGGAACCGCCCCAAGTGCAAGTGGCTCCCAGCCCAAAGGCGGCCAAGAGGGCCGCTCCGCCGATGAACTTCATGGACCTGCTGAGACTGGCAGAGAAAAAGCAGTTTGAACCGGTGGAAATCAAGGCGGTGAAGAAGGCCGAGGAGAGGCCCATGACGGCGGAGGAGCTAAGGGAAAAGGAGTTTTTGGAACGGAAAAACAAAAGATTATCCAGTGAGAAAGACAGGGGGAAAGTGGAAAAGAATTCCTCTTCAAGGCAAACGTTCTCACAAGGAGATGCCGACGACGCACAGATCTGCAGAAGCGCAGTGGCGGACAAGCGTTCCTCTTCAAAAGCAGGTCTGTTGGCTGCCGCTGAGAGAAAACTGAAACCGTCTGGGTCTAACGAGAAACATTCCCGTTTGAATACCTCAGGGAGTGGAGCTAACAAAGCAGGTGTCAACAGAGCCGAGAAATCTGGGGTAAGCTCTAAACCCCCGGCTTTACAGGCAGATGAAAATGGATCTCTAAAATTGCCACAGGATAGAGAACGCGTTGAAAAGAAATCTGCTCCTCTACCCACAAAATCAGAGGTCAAGCGCATTCGACCTGAAATGATGGCCAATTCCGGCGCTGGACAGGCTGGCAAGGGTTCATGCATAGGACCAGGGCGACCAAGTGGCAGTTTGGGAAGGGACCGGCCAGTTTCCCTTTCTGTCCCTGGAAAGGCCCGACCAGGGGTCAGCCAGGGCTCAGTCCCTGGAAGGGATAGGCTGGGGGACAGCCAGGGTTCTGCCCCCAGGAGGTCAGGGGGAACTTTGGGCTCAGTCCCTGGAAGAGATCGTCCAGGCTCACTCTCTGTTTCTGGCAAGGACCGACCAGGGGGCTGCCAGGGATCTGTCCCCGGGAGGCCGGGAGGTGGCTcgggctctgtccccgggaggCCGGGAAGTAGCTcgggctctgtccccgggaggCCGGGAGGTGGCTcgggctctgtccccgggaggCCGGGAAGTAGCTcgggctctgtccccgggaggCCGGGAAGTGGCTcgggctctgtccccgggaggCCGGGAAGTGGCTcgggctctgtccccgggaggCCGGGAGGTGGCTtgggctctgtccccgggaggCCGGGAAGTGGCTcgggctctgtccccgggaggCCGGGAAGTAGCTcgggctctgtccccgggaggCCGGGAAGTGGCTCGGGCTCTGTCCCCGGGAAGCCGGGAAGTAGCTcgggctctgtccccgggaggCCGGGAAGTAGCTcgggctctgtccccgggaggCCGGGAAGTGGCTcgggctctgtccccgggaggCCGGGAGGTGGCTcgggctctgtccccgggaggCCGGGAGGTGGCTCGGGCTCTGTGAGGCCGGGAGGTGGCTtgggctctgtccccgggaggCCGGGAGGAGGCTcgggctctgtccccgggaggCCGGGAGGAGGCTCGGGCTCTGTGCCCGGGAGGCCGGGAGCTTTATCTGGACGATCAAGTGTTAACTCTGAAATGAGGCCTGGACTATCTGCAATGCCAAAGCCAAAATGCACTGTTGTGTCAGAAACTATCTCATCCAAAAATTTTGTCACGAGACCTAGCAATGGACAGATAAATGAAAGGAGGCCAGCACCACATCAAGGCCAGAGACCCATGATGCGGCCAGCAG GACCTCCTTTGCCCCCTATAACATCTGCCTACAAGCGGAAGATTGACGATGACGATGAAGAATATGATTCTGAAATGGATGATTTCATTGATGATGGTGGGGAAAGTCAGGATGAAATATCTAAGCACATAAGAGAAATATTTGGATATGATAAAAACAA aTACAAAGATGAGAGTGACTATGCCCTGCGCTACATGGAGACCAGCTGGAAAGAGCAACAAAAGGAGGAATCCAGGAG